DNA from Pomacea canaliculata isolate SZHN2017 linkage group LG9, ASM307304v1, whole genome shotgun sequence:
cttttgtttgtctttaacttcTTATCACTCTGGAATCTATGAAATCGACCAACTACTTGTTTTACCAAGTCCTCTGCCCCAGGGCATATGCCGGCTTTCAACGGCCTTAAGTTCAGATAAGATGTTAATAAGTTTTAAGGCAACACAGTTTAGAGCAGAGCACAGTCCTGGCGTTGAAGAAACGAAGGAGACAGCAGTCAGTGACATGCCGGGAAGAAGATGCAGGATGACATACATACATACGCATCTCATCTCCAGACGACATCGCTGAAGCGCATAGATCAAGAATCGAAACTACACATCATGCAGCAACGTACGTGGTTCGTAaatcaaaaatggaaaaacGGCATGGTCCACACTGGTCCATACTGCTAGAACATCTAAAAgtgtcagttaaaaaaaggcTCAAAATCCACTACAGTCAAAAATCCAAAGCAAGATGAAAAAACATGAGACGGAAGCCGTTAGTGGACGAAGATGTCTATTGTAAGTAATGACGCAGCACAAGCACAGAATAACAATCCACAACAGAGGCGAACGGTGCAACAAACATTACAGATGAACGGGAGAAACCAAAACTTTTCCTAGATCCACAGAAGATACAAAAACGTCAGAGCTgatcccctccagccagttaagcgaagggacatcacaTGTGCATGATGTccctttatatttttctttagagtTTACTATTTACTGTCtcaaacatgtacacatgcagTTCTGAAGATGTTACATTCTCTTATCATAGGCATCCACTGtcattatatatatagcttatCATAAGTATACTTTATAATAAATCgagaaaatagtaaaataactttcaaaaacaaatgcagaaatgTATGTGTGGGTCATAACAATATTACAGAATAACTACTTTTGGCTTTGAAAATGAGTTAATAGTAATTAAGTGGTCAAAGGCTTGATCCGTCAGAGTGGGCTTGAGACTTTAAACATTGTGCATACATTCCGAGTCTAAAGATCACGTCATTAGAATGTTAACATTGACGTCATGCCACATGTTCTTCACATTCAGGGACGTCAACATAAGCGTAACAAGTAACCATGCTGACGATAATTATCTTGttcaataaaatgaacattttacatattatttttcagaataatCATATTAGTTAAATTAATTTACTTACAAGTATCAcagaaatttataaatttaatataatattttaatataatataagTATAAACTTagttacattctctctctctttggatTGGTTGTACGCAGTTCTCGCGAAACTATGGCTACGGTAGTTGTAGCGACAACACACTCAAAGTACTGTGGCAACGCCACCTTAAAGCCAGTTCTAAATGGATGTCTTCGACTTACCATCACGGGAGCATGGTTGAAAACAAATCGTCGCTGATTGGAGCAGTCAAAtactattttactttctttacaaaagaaagtCGTGTGATGGCAACGTACAGCCATGGCAACCAGATCTGACGTTGCCTAGGGATGGTTGTCTGCACTTCCACCCTGTGGCTGGGCTTCTCCAGATTATAAAAAGGAATCACTCACGCTAGTCGCAGCATATGGTGCCTCGTCCGAGTGGAGCTGGTCGTCTCTGAAACCACAAGCGGGATGCGGATGCAGAACGGCAAGGCTACTCGGACCGTCTGCGCCCGAAGTCCGAAGCCCAAGGCCGGGGTATCAACCAAGCTGACGGTGAAGACGATCACTTCAGTCCTTGCACGGCTGCGGGACCGCGGTGGATCACGCTACACGGACATCAAGAATGCCATCGCCCAAGAGACGGGCGTGGAGCCCAGCTTCTTCGAGCTGAAGGCGCTCATATTGCGGGGCATGAAGGAAGGAGTCATCCGGCAAAATAGCGACGGTCGCTTTCTTCTGCGCCTGACCAAGATGTTAAATCGCAAATCGCGCATGAGCAGCAGCGCCATCACCAACGGCGGCGGTCGACAGGGCTGCGGAAGACGGCGGCGGAGTCGACGGAGAAGCGGGAGACGgcggcgtcgtcgtcgtcgtcgacgaAGCAGAAGACGACGACGGCGAAGCCGACGCAGACGACGTagcagaaggaggaggagaagaaggagaaggcGATAATAGATCAAAATTCTCACTCTtcttaaaaacagttttctaaaatagcccaaaaataatttttgtcacGGTCCTTTTCAGGACCAAAATTTTGCCAGAGAATTGGATCAGAATGTTTTACGGTATTAAGTGacttattaataatattaatattaattattattatagttaatattataataataaggTAAATTATGACGAGATGGATACGTATAGATCGTCGACATAGGACAATTTTAGAGAAtgagatttaaatttttttttttaatttaacattttatttccgtgACATAACAGCTGATATTGGCTGTTGATATGCTTAGCGTTCTTTAACTATGTCGGttcaaaaaataacaaaagaaaaaaaaaatcatcgacaTTTCTGTGTAAATTAGTGTACAGTTCATGTGTCCAACTTTATGCTCTGATGGATTTCTAAAGCAAATGAAAAGGCTGTATTGCATACGCTTTGGATGGGGCATTCCTCTGCttctattaattaataaaagtggaaaaaataaatgggatGTCTGATGATAACGAATCGGGGGCGGGTGCCAGTAGGTAATCTCAAATTATGCTCAGACTCTCCCGGAGATTGCAAAAATAGATAGGTTAAAACTTAATCATCTTTACGAAAAACATATAAATACTCTTTTGGAAACGGGCAGTTGAAATTAGTAAGTGGATTCTGTGATTCAGAAGTTGCACACTTTTGGTAGATCAACCTTTGGCAAGTTCTAGGAGGTTCCTGACTGAACACATGCTGACGAGTTATATGCAGTTGtgatttaatgaaataattatttttaatttgtcattatATGGtagtgtgtgggggagggaaCATTTACAACAGCTGCTGGACAGTGGGATTATTAGACCATCACATTCACCCTGGTCATCGAATGTTGTATGGGTTAAAAAGAATGACGGTAGCCTAAGGAAATGTGTGGACTATGGACAGCTCAATGCACGGACAATCAAAGACTCATACGCGCTGCCGAGGATAGAGGAATTGCTCGACGCCTTAGCGGGGTCAAAGTATTTCACTGTCCTCGACTTAAAGAGTGGTTACCATCAGGTAGAGATAACCGAGGAGCACAAAGAGCGTACAGTATTCTCAGTTGCGCCCCTTGGATTCTATGAATACAATCGCATGGCGATGGGGCTGGCGAATGCACCGGCCACATATTAACGCCTCATGGAAGAGTGTTTGGGGGACCTACATCTCTCTCAATGTATATGCCTGGTGTTTCTCGATGACATCATTGTGTTTTCCAGTACGTTTGATGAGCATCTGGAAAGAGTGGAGAGAGTGCTAGACAGACTGCGGGATTGTGGCTTGAAATTGAACCCCAAGAAGTGCACATTCGCACAGGATCGGGTTAAATATGTGGGACATATCTTGTCAGCGGCTGGTGTCGAGACAGATCCtgaaaaatgtgagaaagtgaaaaactgGCCAGTGCCCAGGACACCTGAGGATGTACGACAGTTTCTGAGATTCGCAGAGATAGAAACCTCAGTCTTATCAGAGATCTCTTCTTTTGGCCTGGCATGACAGCCGACGTGGAGGACTGGATCAAGAAATGTCCCCGCTGTGTGCGCTGGAAAACACTGGGCACCGATCAGGCACCGCTGGTCTCCATAGTTACCACGGAACCATTGGAGCTGGTGTGTATGGATTATCTGTCCCTCGAAACATCAAAAGGAGGATACCATCATATTCTAGTCATCACAAACCATTTCACGCGCCTAGCTCAAGCCATCCCGACTCGGAACATGACGGCAAAAACAACAGCCGACGCCCTCGTTAATAATTTCATCGTTCATTACGGGGTGCCAAAGCGACTACATTCTGACCAGGGAGCCAACTTTGAGAGCCGCATCATAAGGGAGCTGTGCCAGATCATCGGGTGCAGTAAATCGCGCACCACCCCCTACCACCCCATGGGGAATGGAATGTGCGAAAGATTCAATCGCACGTTGCTGGACATGCTTGGGACGCTGGAGCCGCGTCAGAAAGAAGACTGGAAAAGTCACGTGGCCAGTCTTGTGCACGAATACAACTGCACTCGCCACGAGTCGACCGGCTTCTCCCCTTATTCCTTGATGTTTGGTCGTGACCCGCGTCTCCCTGTCCATCTTTTATTTGGCGTCGATAGCAACGATCAAGGGCGACAACCCCTTACTAAGTATGTCGACAGTCTGAAGAAACGACTGACAGAGTCTTTCCATCTGGCAGCTGCACCCTCCAACAAGGCAAGCGAGCGACAGAAAAGTGGCTACGATTCCAAGGCAAGGGCAGCCACTATAGAAGTGGGAGACCGTGTGCTGGTGAAAGCCGTTGCCTTTGACGGCAAACACAAACTGGCGGACCGCTGGGAGAAAGAGGTGTACAGTGTGCTGAGCCACCCTAACAGCGCCATACCCTTGTACGTTGTACGCAGAGAGGACGGCGCAGGAAGAAAACGGACTCTTCACCGCAACATGTTACTACCAGTGGGCGGATTAGTATAAGATGCGCATCAACAAGAAGGTGCGAGGGTTCACTCGGCTTATCGGGGGCAACGAAAGCTACGCCATCCGTTCAGAAAGGACGACACACCTAGTGCACTGTCGCTCTCATTTTCATCCGCCGGTGAAAATGAGAGCGACAGTGACACGTCTAGCTCTGTGGTCGTACATACACGGCCGCCAGCCACCAGATCAAGAGGGCAGCCGCCGTCGAttgatctcttattattagtttcaatttttttttctatctcttacagttattttttatgattttttgaaattggtcAATTCCCATGCGAGGGGAACAAGCGTGACCTAGTTAAAGCCTGACAGCGCGAAAGAAATGTATTGAAACTgacatgtgtatgtcgtcttggtgAAATTAAGTTTGCAGTTTTGGAAACTGCGCGGTCTCAATTTCGAAGTATTgactgcagggcttctgcttacgcaaaaaattgcgtacaatgctcattaaaagttcggaggaccccttcaaatttgggcgaagaacagatacaaaattgggtaagtgtagtgtctgacatcgtagcccaatctattgttgtcgtctgctacaatgTGAGAATAACTTCCCTTGaagtgaggttttttttcccctttccgAAAAGAGTTCATTAACAtgtttccaagatgtcgttgacagcgtggttaactcagaaacggaaagaaagtgacaAACAGCAAGATAATGAAGATGGTTAACCCACATCATCAAGCGCTGTTCCTAGTACCTGTGATGACAACCCacccaaaaaggaaaaagtgagAGCCTACAATACTGTGTGGGAGAAAGAGTTTTCGTGGCTCGAGTTTGATGAATCGTCCTAAGTCATGAAATGTTCCGTGTGTGTAAAGACTCAGCAGAGAAATGCTTTCGTCACTGGATGCACTAATTTTCAACGAAACGCATTAACAAGACACGATCGAGTCGACTGCCGACCACAGAGCTGCCAATGCTACTGAAAGGAGGCAAGCTGACATGGTCCAATCAATGAAAAAATCCTATGAGAAGACATCGCACGTGTTGTTTGCTCAGATGGGAGCAGATCTGATCCTGGCGACAGATGACCTGCCAGATACCAAGTTCAGCTCTCTACTCCATGCTCAGGTATGAAACAGCTTGAATTAAattgcatctctctctctgagtctTTCtagtttcttacttttttccctgTCATCAAATTACCCATTATCTTCCTTTCCCTCTCCCATTGTTTAGCCTCTAGCTTGTCAGCTTGGGTATGCCCATATGCCTTGCACTGACCTGTGTGAACTGGCACACTAAACCCAACCTCATAAATACATAGTCTTGCATAGTTGTTTAGTGGTAATGAATCTTAAAAGTAAAAACCTAGTAGCTCTCCAACTGTACTAGAGCTTGGCAGTATATGGTCTTGATATTACAAGTCCTCTGCACGAGTTTACTTTTAACAGAATTTTTAGTGGTAAACTATTACTGACAGGAAATATCAGGACAGTAATAAAAACTTATCTATTCCAGGCCTTGCTGGTGAGGACACAAGAGCAGCCGGACGACCACCAGCCAACCTACACAGACCACAACAAAGCAGCAGAACTTCAAGCCTCTCTGGGCAATGTGTGCAGACAGCAGATCTTCGCGAGGATCAAAGAAAGCATAGGCATCATGTTGGACGAATCTCTGGATGTGGCAGTTCAGAAGAAGCTTGTGATCTTTTGTAGAGTCATTGATGAAGGGGTTGGGCAAACTGAATTCGCTGCAAACATTGAGGTGAAAGATGGAAAAGCCGACACAATCACGCAGGCCATCATGGACTTTCTGCATGATGTTGATGTTCCTCTAGAAAGGGTGTCAGGAATAGGCACAGATGGAGCTGCTGTCATGGTGGGCAGGTTGAATGGTGTGGTGGTCAAACTCCAGAAGCAGAACCCCAAGCTTGTTGGAACCTGGTGTGTGGCTCACAGGCTGGCCCTTGTGTGTCAGTGGGCTTCAAAGAGTGTCCCCTACCTGGAGACTGTGCAGACAACCCTGGCCAACATCTTTGACTTCTTCCATTACTCAGCCTGCAGGTACAACAAACTCAGAGAGCTCAAGGAGTTGATGAAAACACAGGTCAGAAAATTCAAGAAACCCACCAATGTCAGGTGGCTGTCACTGCATGAGAGTGTGAAAGCTGTCTACTCTGCTTGGGGGTGTCTGTGCTTGGCACTGGAACGTGAGGCTGCAAGCAAAAACACTGGAGGGGCAAAGGCTAGGGAGATACTGAAGGCTGTCAAAAGCTACAAATTCATCGGTGTCATCTGCCTCCTGTGTGACATTCTATCCACCTTGACCAGATGTAGCAAGGTGTTCCAGAAGGACAGCATTGACATTCGACAAGTTGAAGACATGCTGGCTGCAACATCTGCAACTCTGAAAGACCTGGCTGAGCACCCTGGGTCTGTTCTTCAGGACTTCTTCACCCAGGTGGCAGACAGTGGACATTTCCAGGGCATCACAGTGACTGGTAGTGAAGACATTGTGAGGAGAATAAGGACAGACTTTGTGAGAGAGATCCATCAAGAAATGGACAAGCGATTTCCAGCAAATGACATGGCTGTTCTGAAAGACCTGGCAACAGTCCTGGACCCCTCTCACCTGCCACACACCCAGGAAGAAATCAGGGAGCATGGAAAGGAGGCACTTGAGAGGCTGCTGACCAGATATGAGGAGATCGATGGGGAAGCTGCTAGGGACTCCTTCAGACTGTTCAAAGCATTGCTGggcaaacacagagaaaaaggtTTGCAGGCCATGTATCAGCATATGTTGCTGCAGTGTACAGAGACATTCCCCGAGTTTGTTACTCTGGCTGAGATCTCAACAACCATCCCAGTCACCTCAGTACCATGTGAAAGGGGCTTCTCCTCACAGAACCTCATCCACACATCCCTCAGGAGTTGCCTCAACATCAAGCCAGTGGAgaacaaaatgttcattaaGAATGCTGCcaagcaccccaagtacagtgagcataagctcatcacagatgcctATCACACTTCATGGAACAGAAATGTCACCGTTTCTGAGTGACTCAACCTTATAGTGCTTTGTGTGTTGAATAAAGTatgttgattgttgatttttttccacattgtaaatggaccccttagagttggcctgggaccccttagaaatctgaggaaggggtccctgggaccccaaaaaaTTTAgtcttagcagaagccctgattgaCGTATTGTAGGTTTACGACTTATGTCTTATGATAAGAGATAACTTGTTGCTGTATGGTTTAAACGGATTTGTTTGGAATGCGCAAGTCCGACTGCCGGTCGTGACAATAGTACCTgacttaataaataataaagataaaaaaacagaccaattttcaagtttttttcccccaacatTTACGCGAAAACACACAagtataaaaagcaaaacaaaatcagcTAACATATATGATTTTAATTCTGCTGAATTGACTATTTCACGATATTGACCGGTTGTGCAATGTCACTCAGCAATGTCACTGTCCGGGGCGTTGACGCTTTCATCTTGTTCATCAGCAACAGACATCGCCATCGCCTCACTGTGCGAGACGCGATCAGGCGTCGCGGggcttactctctctctcagacacactcgcacacacacagacaaacttccACGCGCCCGATGCGAGCAACGAAACCAATCACTTCTCAGTggacataaaacacacacacgaagttGCAATACAAAACTGAAATGTATTGGCGGTCACAGAGCGCGACCTCAAAagatatgagaaaaaaaaccagattgcagagaaaagagaagaacaCTTTTCACGCAGTACAGATGATCTCCCCTCCCAGGCCACTGCCTGAGACAACTCGCTGTTCActgtcacgcacacacagttCGTCCTCAGGATGACTCGTCTGATGCCAGGCGATGTTGACGTCGCCGCACCCAGTGACCCGTCACACTCTCGCCTGTTGCTCGGCGGCTTGGTGATTGCACAGTCAGTCCATACGACGACTTGTCTGATGGCCGCTGGTCGATGGTCCAAGCGTATATCTTTCTGAGCCTGTTTAGAGCGAGTCTCTCGTAACGTTTAAtcattacacaaataaaaattcccTAAGATATAAACTCAACACATAAAGTTTCCCCCGCCTCATATACAGCTATTCAGAGATCTCTCAGCCACAGTCACTCGCGCATCCAGCAATTCTGCGTACTGATCAGCCAGCTAACGGcgacatttttgaacattttttgaacatatttttatttaatggctataagcccgggggcatttttagccataacatcaCAGTTATAAAAAGcacaatgacaattttatctCAGTAACAAGCTCACAACAGGTGGTGACAATAtagcaaatatatgtaaatagatacatggcactatgtatgtatataaatatatatagattatttaaacaatgaaaatactgTTTGAATAAATTTGCTTAAGTTAATAAGTATACGCCTGGATTTAACATTCATTAGCTgctgaaatttaaattcatttagatGATATACAAAATATACCGGAAGTAGCGCTTTCTgtgaaacagttaaaaaaattaagggtggatacacacaaacaaataatgaaattcatcgcCTACCTCATCTAGATTATACAATggacattttcttaaatatctCGGTATACCGCTAGGAAAAGCTTTATTTACTCACCCAATTCGGCCCGTGACGCGTTGATTCTGTCACACACAGAAAACGCAGGAGAAAACTGATCCGTTGCTCGCACCCGTCCCACGTGCACCACAGCAAATCCCGAGCACAACagcttttgatgatgatgatggcgatttgtaatgcgcaggtatccattccgaggaatgctcattgcgcagaaaaaaacaaaagaagaaaaaataaagtgaaaaatatataaaacgccaggaaaagtaaaaaaatatagacagaagtgttccttggtagtttaagacgggtttgaaagaaacagatgggttttcaatttttttgcgaaatgtggttggtgaggtgatggtggagagtgacttTTCATTCTCTGCCGACCCGATCCCAAGCCTTCAATACCTCGTCCCTGTCTCTCTCTGGATTACCCTCTCTTCTTACGTAATAGC
Protein-coding regions in this window:
- the LOC112572190 gene encoding protamine-like, yielding MRMQNGKATRTVCARSPKPKAGVSTKLTVKTITSVLARLRDRGGSRYTDIKNAIAQETGVEPSFFELKALILRGMKEGVIRQNSDGRFLLRLTKMLNRKSRMSSSAITNGGGRQGCGRRRRSRRRSGRRRRRRRRRRSRRRRRRSRRRRRSRRRRRRRRRR
- the LOC112572793 gene encoding zinc finger protein 862-like, which encodes MVQSMKKSYEKTSHVLFAQMGADLILATDDLPDTKFSSLLHAQALLVRTQEQPDDHQPTYTDHNKAAELQASLGNVCRQQIFARIKESIGIMLDESLDVAVQKKLVIFCRVIDEGVGQTEFAANIEVKDGKADTITQAIMDFLHDVDVPLERVSGIGTDGAAVMVGRLNGVVVKLQKQNPKLVGTWCVAHRLALVCQWASKSVPYLETVQTTLANIFDFFHYSACRYNKLRELKELMKTQVRKFKKPTNVRWLSLHESVKAVYSAWGCLCLALEREAASKNTGGAKAREILKAVKSYKFIGVICLLCDILSTLTRCSKVFQKDSIDIRQVEDMLAATSATLKDLAEHPGSVLQDFFTQVADSGHFQGITVTGSEDIVRRIRTDFVREIHQEMDKRFPANDMAVLKDLATVLDPSHLPHTQEEIREHGKEALERLLTRYEEIDGEAARDSFRLFKALLGKHREKGLQAMYQHMLLQCTETFPEFVTLAEISTTIPVTSVPCERGFSSQNLIHTSLRSCLNIKPVENKMFIKNAAKHPKYSEHKLITDAYHTSWNRNVTVSE